One segment of Theobroma cacao cultivar B97-61/B2 chromosome 9, Criollo_cocoa_genome_V2, whole genome shotgun sequence DNA contains the following:
- the LOC18590397 gene encoding protein ROS1, which yields MSDDALVSDKRDLSTMGEMEVSALMERLMEAPTLRTEMETPALTERSERTETPKEFDNSTCKRKGEGSTSVVQKSTGKRKPKESTPDATTKSKGRKAVLSKKDINLIIQKLQSLRISDEGTLVPYQGTKKKKSSKVDLDSETLRVWNLLMNIDDGGSEEEASEETEKWWAKEREIFFGYVSSFNARMYQIQGDRGFRKWNGSVLDSAVGVFLTQNVSDHLSSNAFMSLAAKFPPQPTCQNRASDEVLEILRIQESVGRSIAAEYDAEGNKYFVSEPEPERSMELGRGTETLAGGVEGTSSTEIEDITSVCMPNSLETSSGYGGSLQIKNTNLPEESRYNPNVILSCNKKPENECNEMKHGNETSSSKRSANLKGSCGRISPSCSQDSLDMSLRTSNLEVDHPEISEDLEVHNEAKRCVPLAPKEEAEAEMGEVSHARHCFQEEMMSFQSQKTPVDAPVFPVDKAEQTQNTTMHHDDAPTISKKRGRGKSPKKDESTSRGKNKNSKKAEDNFDWDSLRIKYATGPRSSDQMDSVDWEAVRLADIEDVANAIKARGQHRVIAGKIQKFLNRVVNLHECLDLEWLRNVPPDLAKEYLLKVDGLGLKSVECVRLLTLENVAFPVDTNVGRIAVRLGWVPLQPLPEELQIHLLEQYPIMDSIQKYLWPRLCTLDQKTLYELHYQMITFGKVFCTKKNPNCNACPMRADCRHFASAFASSRLALPGPSDKMNASPAVPEGSTAIFDPLPLVSSSEATPFHCSRSQIKICEPLIEEPIELLPKLESPQSEEPEIEYDSEGIPIIRLNLENFKASLCSYVNNSNITFEDGESSKAIVALTPEAASIPAPKLKYVSRLRTEHLVYELPRNHFLLEQLEQTESDEEVQYHLAIWRPGETEDSLVPPKKTCNSMEFELCNDQTCFSCNNTREQNANIVRATLLIPCRVAMRRSFPLNGTYFQVNEVFADHETSLRPINISRDLIYNLRTRTAYFGSSATAIFRGLSMEEIQKCCWKGVICVRGFERSTGAPRPLVRRFHCSPSKMEKVKRETREDGMSNKGSKRKAKETRHIIDDRT from the exons ATGAGTGATGATGCTTTAGTCTCTGATAAGAGGGATCTTTCCACAATGGGAGAGATGGAGGTATCTGCTTTAATGGAGAGGTTGATGGAGGCCCCTACTTTAAGAACAGAGATGGAAACCCCTGCTTTAACAGAGAGGTCTGAAAGGACAGAAACTCCAAAAGAGTTTGACAATAGTACATGCAAAAGGAAAGGTGAGGGAAGCACATCAGTAGTTCAGAAAAGTACAGGCAAGAGAAAACCTAAGGAAAGCACACCAGATGCCACTACCAAGTCAAAAG GTCGAAAGGCAGTCTTAAGCAAAAAGGATATTAATCTAATTATTCAGAAACTGCAGTCTTTGCGTATCAGTGATGAAGGCACACTGGTTCCCTATCAAGGGactaagaagaaaaaatcGTCGAAAGTTGACCTAGACTCGGAGACATTGAGAGTTTGGAACTTGCTGATGAACATAGATGATGGCGGGAGTGAAGAGGAAGCAAGTGAAGAAACTGAGAAGTGGTGggcaaaagagagagaaattttttttggttatgtATCCTCGTTTAATGCGCGTATGTATCAAATACAAG GGGATAGAGGCTTCAGAAAATGGAATGGTTCAGTTCTGGATTCAGCAGTAGGAGTTTTCCTAACACAGAACGTATCAGACCACCTTTCCAG CAATGCCTTTATGTCACTTGCTGCAAAGTTCCCCCCTCAGCCAACATGTCAGAACAGAGCAAGTGATGAAGTCCTGGAGATCTTACGTATCCAAGAGTCAGTTGGAAGAAGCATAGCAGCAGAATATGATGCTGAAGGTAACAAGTATTTTGTCAGTGAACCTGAACCAGAAAGGAGTATGGAATTGGGAAGAGGAACAGAGACCTTGGCTGGTGGGGTAGAGGGAACAAGCTCCACTGAAATTGAAGACATTACATCAGTGTGCATGCCAAATAGTTTGGAGACTTCTAGTGGTTACGGAGGCAGTCTACAGATTAAAAACACAAACTTGCCAGAGGAATCACGCTATAACCCAAATGTGATATTATCATGCAACAAGAAACCCGAAAATGAATGTAATGAGATGAAGCATGGAAATGAAACATCCAGTTCAAAGAGATCAGCTAACCTGAAAGGTAGCTGTGGACGTATCTCTCCGTCCTGTTCTCAAGATTCCCTTGATATGTCCCTTCGCACTTCCAATCTGGAGGTAGATCATCCAGAGATTTCAGAAGATTTAGAGGTACATAATGAAGCCAAGCGTTGTGTACCCCTTGCACCAAAGGAAGAGGCAGAAGCTGAAATGGGAGAAGTTTCCCATGCTAGACACTGCTTCCAAGAGGAGATGATGAGCTTCCAGTCTCAAAAGACGCCAGTTGATGCACCTGTATTCCCTGTAGACAAAGCAGAACAAACTCAGAACACTACGATGCACCATGATGATGCACCTACCATTAGCAAGAAAAGGGGTAGAGGGAAATCACCAAAGAAAGATGAATCTACTTCAAGgggaaagaataaaaatagtaAGAAGGCAGAAGACAATTTTGACTGGGATAGTTTAAGGATAAAGTATGCCACTGGCCCAAGAAGTAGCGATCAAATGGATTCTGTGGACTGGGAGGCAGTCAGGCTTGCAGACATTGAAGATGTAGCAAATGCCATTAAAGCACGAGGGCAGCACAGAGTAATTGCAGGGAAAATCCAA AAATTCCTTAACCGAGTGGTTAACCTACATGAATGCCTTGACCTTGAATGGCTACGAAACGTCCCACCTGATTTAGCGAA GGAATACCTGCTGAAAGTTGATGGACTGGGGTTGAAGAGTGTCGAGTGCGTACGGCTTTTGACATTGGAGAATGTTGCCTTCCCA GTTGACACAAATGTTGGTCGAATAGCGGTACGTCTAGGATGGGTTCCCCTCCAACCACTGCCTGAAGAACTTCAGATACATCTCCTTGAACA GTACCCTATAATGGATTCCATTCAGAAATACCTCTGGCCGCGACTCTGCACCTTAGACCAGAAAACACT ATATGAACTACATTATCAGATGATAACCTTTGGAAAG GTTTTCTGCACcaagaaaaatccaaattGTAATGCTTGTCCAATGAGGGCAGATTGCAGACACTTTGCAAGTGCATTTGCAAG TTCAAGGCTTGCACTGCCAGGGCCATCTGATAAAATGAATGCGAGTCCAGCAGTTCCTGAAGGTTCAACTGCAATTTTCGACCCCCTACCATTAGTATCTTCATCAGAGGCTACACCATTTCATTGTTCTAGATCGCAAATCAAGATTTGTGAGCCTCTCATTGAAGAACCCATCGAACTACTTCCAAAACTTGAATCTCCACAATCAGAGGAACCAGAGATTGAATATGATTCTGAAGGAATTCCTATTATCAGACTAAATCTTGAAAACTTTAAGGCAAGTTTGTGCAGCTACGTGAACAACAGCAATATCACGTTTGAAGATGGTGAAAGTTCAAAAGCAATAGTTGCTTTGACTCCAGAAGCAGCTTCAATTCCTGCCCCGAAACTGAAGTATGTTAGCCGGTTAAGAACAGAGCATCTAGT TTATGAGCTGCCACGAAACCACTTTCTTCTAGAACAG CTAGAACAAACAGAATCTGATGAAGAAGTGCAGTACCATCTTGCTATATGGAGACCAG GTGAAACTGAAGACTCATTGGTGCCACCAAAGAAAACATGCAATTCTATGGAGTTTGAGCTTTGCAATGATCAAACATGTTTTTCATGCAACAATACTAGGGAACAGAATGCCAACATAGTCCGTGCCACTCTTTTG ATACCTTGCAGAGTAGCAATGAGACGTAGCTTTCCACTGAATGGAACATACTTTCAAGTGAATGAG GTATTTGCTGATCATGAAACTAGTCTTCGACCCATTAACATTTCAAGGGATTTGATATATAATCTCAGAACTAGAACTGCATACTTTGGATCGTCAGCAACAGCAATATTTAGAG GTTTATCAATGGAAGAAATTCAGAAATGCTGTTGGAAAG gGGTTATTTGTGTGAGAGGATTTGAGCGTAGTACAGGGGCTCCTAGACCACTCGTAAGAAGATTTCACTGCTCACCAAGTAAGATGGAGAAGGTAAAAAGAGAGACAAGGGAAGATGGGATGTCCAATAAAGGTAGCAAAAggaaagcaaaagaaacaCGACATATAATTGATGACAGAACCTGA
- the LOC18590400 gene encoding protein TIC 100, protein MSNEEEQPTEPQQDPEDEEEQQLQQLTVSQQQYPDSDSDSDYSSSSSDDYIEESDSETLTYTRPGDALPETENTPEANIRKYNRVLESKRFKRIQEEEDQDYIYYEDLWDFPEDPENWREEDLKEYWVDAPLEMTKPGWDPVWADEEDWEIVRDEIKAGRDPGIAPFYVPYRKPYPAIPDNHYDISNPKAVIEELDRIEEFLNWVSYIFPDGSSYEGTVWDDLAHGKGVYVAEQGLVRYEGEWLQNNMEGHGVVEVDIPDIEPVPDSKLEAKMRAEGKIISRDFMSSEDREWLEMDVEDSIRLAGGQYEIPFYESDEWVKHFGRKPEKGRYRYAGQWKHGRMHGCGVYEVNERTIYGRFYFGDLLEDANGCDENISAMHAGIAEVAAAKARMFVNKPDGMVREERGPYGDPQHPYFYEEDDVWMAPGFINQFYEVPDYWKTYVHEVDQEREMWLNSFYKAPLRLPMPAELEYWWSKDETPEFLLINKEPEPDPEDPSKLIYTEDPLILHTPTGRLINYVEDEKHGVRLFWQPPLKEGEDVDPEKAQFLPLGFDEFYGREVIVKGDNIWKRFITAIENALKPGFDKLEKWTEEKKKAGDMKMKLIEKELDLIEAELCLEEAIEDMDEELRMKEKEEQKKVEMGMQEEEDTSVVANQGKKAITKEEVDEDVEEDDEEEEDDDDAPSSFGSVAADRGPIKNDQKGKKPRESPFSSSSLSFASSSLVSAVPSMLQQSILSLKQCRLPLKPHPPSSVENPNDLLKTIDSVSFPPVLPHKGSLRAFNQAHQKVQPQKCSNGRMSQLHSLCKILKCPSATANTRSNPKKPRKHNSFGPRAALEECSDSILSLHIPVYYLESYTDTKWCRASL, encoded by the exons ATGTCTAACGAAGAAGAACAACCCACTGAGCCACAACAAGACCCAGAAGACGAGGAAGAACAGCAATTACAACAACTCACTGTGTCACAACAACAATATCCAGACTCCGACTCCGACTCAGACTACTCCTCCTCTTCCTCCGACGACTACATCGAAGAATCCGATTCCGAGACTCTCACCTACACTCGACCCGGAGACGCCCTGCCCGAAACCGAAAACACCCCTGAAGCCAACATCCGCAAGTACAATCGAGTGCTCGAGAGTAAAAGATTCAAGAGAatccaagaagaagaagaccaagACTACATTTACTACGAAGACTTATGGGACTTTCCAGAAGATCCCGAGAATTGGCGGGAAGAGGATTTGAAGGAGTATTGGGTGGATGCTCCGTTGGAGATGACCAAACCCGGGTGGGACCCGGTTTGGGCTGATGAGGAAGATTGGGAAATTGTGAGGGATGAGATTAAGGCGGGTCGGGACCCGGGGATTGCCCCGTTTTATGTTCCGTATCGGAAGCCTTATCCGGCTATACCGGATAACCATTATGATATTTCGAACCCGAAGGCGGTTATTGAAGAGTTGGATAGGATTGAGGAGTTCCTCAATTGGGTCAGCTACATTTTCCCTGATGGAAGCTC GTATGAAGGCACTGTTTGGGATGACTTGGCTCATGGAAAAGGTGTTTATGTTGCAGAACAGGGTCTGGTCAG GTATGAAGGTGAATGGCTGCAAAATAACATGGAAGGTCATGGGGTCGTTGAAGTTGATATTCCTGATATAGAACCAGTGCCAGATTCCAA GCTCGAAGCAAAAATGCGAGCTGAAGGGAAAATAATATCAAGAGATTTCATGTCCTCAGAAGATAGAGAATGGTTAGAGATGGATGTTGAAGATAGCATTCGTCTTGCTGGAGGGCAGTATGAAATTCCATTTTACGAGAGTGATGAGTGGGTCAAACATTTTGGGAGAAAACC GGAAAAGGGTCGATACCGCTATGCTGGCCAGTGGAAGCATGGTAGAATGCATGGATGTGGTGTATATGAAGTCAATGAACGCACCATCTAT GGTAGATTCTATTTCGGAGATCTATTGGAGGATGCAAATGGTTGTGATGAGAACATTTCAGCG ATGCATGCTGGTATAGCAGAGGTTGCTGCTGCTAAGGCTCGGATGTTTGTTAATAAGCCAGATGGAA TGGTTAGGGAAGAGAGGGGTCCTTATGGTGATCCTCAACACCCCTATTTCTATGAGGAAGATGATGTGTGGATGGCACCGGGTTTCATCAACCAGTTCTATGAA GTTCCTGATTATTGGAAGACATATGTGCATGAAGTTGATCAGGAAAGAGAAATGTGGTTAAACTCCTTTTATAAAGCTCCCCTGAGGCTACCGATGCCTGCTGAGCTTGAATATTGGTGGTCAAAAG ATGAGACTCCCGAGTTTCTTCTTATCAACAAAGAACCAGAGCCTGACCCTGAAGATCCAtcaaaactaatttatactgaAGATCCCCTCATTTTGCACACCCCAACTGgaagattaattaattatgttgaGGATGAGAAACATGGGGTCCGATTATTTTGGCAGCCGCCTCTAAAAGAAGGTGAAGATGTGGACCCTGAGAAGGCTCAGTTCCTACCCCTCGGATTTGATGAGTTCTATGGACGAGAAGTGATTGTAAAAGGGGATAATATATGGAAGCGATTCATAACGGCAATAGAAAATGCATTGAAGCCAGGATTTGATAAACTAGAAAAGTGGActgaagagaagaagaaagctgGTGACATGAAAATGAAGCTTATTGAAAAGGAACTTGACCTTATAGAGGCTGAATTGTGTTTGGAAGAGGCCATTGAGGACATGGATGAGGAGTTaaggatgaaagaaaaagaggagcAGAAGAAAGTGGAAATGGGTATGCAGGAGGAAGAAGATACTTCTGTGGTAGCTAACCAAGGGAAAAAAGCTATTACCAAAGAGGAGGTTGATGAAGATGTAGAAGAGGATGATGAAGAGGAagaggatgatgatgatgcacCTTCCAGTTTTGGATCTGTTGCTGCAGATCGAGGCCCCATAAAGAACGATCAGAAGGGAAAGAAGCCTAGGGAATCTCCATTCTCTTCATCTTCATTGTCATTTGCTTCTTCTAGCCTTGTTTCAGCT GTTCCATCTATGTTGCAGcaatcaattttgtcattGAAACAATGTAGATTACCACTTAAACCACATCCTCCCTCAAGTGTGGAAAACCCCAATGACCTCCTGAAAACAATTGATTCAGTCAGTTTCCCTCCGGTGCTTCCCCATAAAGGAAGCTTGAGAGCATTTAATCAAGCTCATCAAAAGGTTCAACCACAAAAATGCTCTAATGGACGGATGTCTCAGTTGCACTCCTTATGTAAGATTTTGAAATGTCCTTCAGCTACTGCTAATACCAGAAGCAATCCAAAAAAACCTAGAAAGCATAACAGTTTTGGGCCGCGTGCTGCACTGGAGGAATGTTCAGACAGCATTTTATCTTTGCACATTCCAGTGTATTATTTGGAATCATATACAGATACTAAATGGTGCCGAGCCTCATTGTAG
- the LOC18590402 gene encoding uncharacterized protein At4g22758, whose translation MPNSKNNRKEPEKNRRGRLSEKASSFHGRIPTIAPAELRRPKTLPDLLSERTISISQDARPKLTKLLLNVTIQGSLGAVQVLMSPENSVGDLINAAVRQYSKEGRRPILPSTNASLFDLHYSQFSLERLEREEKLMALGSRNFFLCTKKAASKDGENSETTSCSKEAEKVTKSVIPWLKFMDFLF comes from the exons ATGCCgaattcaaaaaataaccGTAAGGAACCGGAGAAGAACCGGAGGGGAAGGTTATCTGAAAAGGCGTCTTCGTTTCACGGGCGAATTCCGACGATCGCACCGGCGGAGCTGAGGCGGCCTAAGACGCTGCCCGACCTGCTTTCAGAGAGGACTATTTCCATCTCCCAGGATGCGAGGCCGAAATTGACGAAGCTGCTGTTGAACGTGACGATCCAAGGGAGCCTCGGAGCCGTACAGGTGCTGATGTCGCCGGAAAACTCCGTCGGCGACTTGATAAACGCCGCCGTTCGACAGTACTCGAAGGAAGGTCGACGGCCAATCTTGCCGTCGACAAACGCCTCGCTTTTCGACCTCCATTATTCTCAATTCAGCTTAGAAA GATTGGAAAGGGAGGAGAAGCTGATGGCGTTGGGATCGAGAAATTTCTTCCTGTGCACAAAAAAGGCGGCGTCTAAGGACGGTGAAAACAGTGAAACGACGTCGTGCTCAAAGGAAGCGGAAAAGGTTACCAAGAGCGTGATACCTTGGCTCAAATTCATGgatttcttgttttga